Within Amedibacterium intestinale, the genomic segment CATTTCATCCTAATACAGATGGAACTTGTACTTTAGAAATTCTCTTAGATTTAAAAAAAGGAAATATCTTTCGTCAAATCACATATCTATTTGATGCCCTTACAAATATGGAAGAATACTATGACAATATGTTTAAAAAGATTTCTTATGAATGCAGCAAGATTGCAGAACCTGTAACAGCTGATAAGTAAAAAAGCCGATATGTCAGAAAAACATATCGGCTTTTTCTTTATTTCCAAAGTCCATTTGGATATTCGTTTTTATCAACTAGATTTTTAATTCCTGCTTTTACATTTGGCTTATCTTCCTGATAAGTTACCCCAAACCATTTTTCATCACTGCTTAACAATTTAACATCGACATTTCCTTCTTTAATAAGTTCATCGACAACAACTGGAATTAAAAATTCTGCTTTCATTGGATTTTCTTTCACTTTTTCTTCTAGGAAAACATGGAACTTCTCTTCGATTTTTTCAATGAAATCTGGATAGAATCCCCACATATTCATAGATACTAAAGATTTCGCATCAACATCTACCCATTCATCATTTTCAAAATACTGTACACCACAATCATGTTTCTCAATTTTCGCACATTCTTTTACTTCACTTAACAATCCATCTTTTGACTGGCAGATTCCACGAGTCACACTTCCATTGTCTGTTAACGTATTTTCTAAAATATATCCAACCAATGCATACTGTTTGTGAGTTTCATCCGCAAGATAATCATGCAATGTCTGATAAGAACCTTTTCCATAGAAATCATCCGCATTAATAATTGCAAATGGTTCTTTCACTACATCTTTACAGCATAAAAGTGCATGTG encodes:
- a CDS encoding nucleotidyltransferase family protein, which codes for MKTTLVVLAAGMGSRYGGLKQMDPLGPNGEAILEFSAYDAIRAGFDKIVFIIKKEMEKDFIELIGSKIAEKIEVEYVFQGMDSMLPEGFEIPEGRTKPWGTAHALLCCKDVVKEPFAIINADDFYGKGSYQTLHDYLADETHKQYALVGYILENTLTDNGSVTRGICQSKDGLLSEVKECAKIEKHDCGVQYFENDEWVDVDAKSLVSMNMWGFYPDFIEKIEEKFHVFLEEKVKENPMKAEFLIPVVVDELIKEGNVDVKLLSSDEKWFGVTYQEDKPNVKAGIKNLVDKNEYPNGLWK